The Streptomyces europaeiscabiei genome window below encodes:
- a CDS encoding 3-oxoacyl-ACP synthase III family protein — MITTGTARSTRRPAGIAILGTGSCLPSHAVGNDEVAAAAGVTDEWIHRKTGIRNRRRAKPDEATSDLAVAAGRAALEAAGITAADLSLIIVATSTPDSPQPPTACVVADGLGAGHGPAAFDVNAVCSGFVFALNTAAHILAGSDSPYALVIGADIYSRILDPADRRTAILFGDGAGAVVLGPARPARGLLAGQLAGFGAERDLIEVPAGGSRLPATPETLAQGLHYFTMNGRGVREFVDATVAPAIGAFVTGAGFSVEDIDHFVPHQANGRMLEDLSASLGVPAGRTRLSYEDFGNTGSASVPVTLDLAARSGRLSDGNLILLAGFGGGMAMGLSLLRWQRNHPSHSTPHV, encoded by the coding sequence ATGATCACCACGGGTACGGCTCGCTCAACCCGCAGGCCCGCCGGCATCGCGATCCTGGGCACGGGTTCCTGTCTGCCCTCCCATGCGGTCGGCAACGACGAGGTCGCCGCCGCCGCCGGAGTCACCGACGAATGGATCCACCGCAAGACCGGGATACGCAACAGGCGCCGGGCCAAACCGGACGAGGCGACGTCCGACCTGGCCGTCGCCGCGGGCCGGGCCGCGCTGGAGGCCGCCGGCATCACCGCCGCGGACCTCTCCCTGATCATCGTGGCGACCTCGACGCCCGACTCGCCGCAGCCGCCCACCGCCTGCGTGGTGGCCGACGGCCTCGGCGCGGGCCACGGGCCCGCCGCCTTCGACGTCAACGCCGTCTGCAGCGGCTTCGTCTTCGCACTGAACACGGCCGCGCACATCCTCGCGGGCTCCGACTCCCCCTACGCGCTGGTCATCGGCGCGGACATCTACTCCCGCATCCTGGACCCCGCCGACCGGCGCACCGCCATCCTCTTCGGGGACGGAGCCGGAGCGGTGGTGCTGGGCCCGGCCCGGCCCGCCCGCGGCCTGCTGGCCGGACAGCTGGCGGGGTTCGGCGCCGAACGCGACCTGATCGAGGTGCCGGCCGGAGGAAGCCGCCTGCCGGCGACGCCCGAGACCCTCGCCCAGGGCCTGCACTACTTCACCATGAACGGGCGCGGTGTGCGCGAGTTCGTCGACGCCACGGTCGCCCCGGCCATCGGCGCCTTCGTGACCGGCGCGGGCTTCTCCGTCGAAGACATCGACCACTTCGTTCCGCACCAGGCCAACGGGCGCATGCTCGAGGACCTTTCGGCCTCGCTCGGCGTCCCGGCCGGCCGCACACGGCTCAGCTACGAGGACTTCGGCAACACCGGATCCGCCTCGGTCCCCGTCACCCTCGACCTCGCGGCCCGCTCGGGACGGCTGAGCGACGGAAACCTCATTCTGCTGGCCGGCTTCGGCGGCGGCATGGCCATGGGCCTGTCACTGCTGCGCTGGCAGCGCAACCACCCCTCACACAGCACCCCGCACGTCTAA
- a CDS encoding 2,3-dihydro-2,3-dihydroxybenzoate dehydrogenase, with amino-acid sequence MENRLALVTGAAGGIGAAVARVLGEQGTAVAAVDRDAAQLGEMIEKLGADGLPVAPFPADVTDSRAVDEAVAEIEARLGPIDFLVNAAGVLRLGEVSTFSDDDWNSTFAVNTTGVFHLSRAVVARMVPRGRGAVVTVASNAAATPRTGMAAYAASKAAAEMFTKSLGLEVARHGIRCNIVAPGSTDTPMLSSMWQDEAGPRATVAGNLDAFRVGIPLGKLAQPGDVARAVAFLLSDQASHITLHTLTVDGGAALGA; translated from the coding sequence ATGGAGAACAGACTGGCGCTGGTCACCGGAGCCGCCGGCGGCATCGGCGCGGCCGTCGCCCGTGTCCTGGGTGAACAGGGCACCGCGGTGGCCGCGGTCGACCGCGATGCCGCCCAGCTCGGCGAGATGATCGAGAAACTGGGCGCGGACGGGCTGCCGGTGGCACCGTTCCCGGCGGACGTGACCGACAGCCGGGCGGTGGACGAGGCCGTCGCCGAGATCGAAGCGCGCCTGGGCCCCATCGACTTCCTCGTCAACGCGGCAGGGGTGCTGCGCCTGGGCGAGGTGTCCACCTTCAGCGACGACGACTGGAACAGCACCTTCGCCGTCAACACCACGGGCGTCTTCCATCTCTCGCGCGCCGTCGTCGCCCGTATGGTGCCGCGCGGCCGCGGGGCGGTGGTCACCGTCGCCTCCAACGCCGCCGCCACCCCCCGGACCGGAATGGCGGCGTACGCCGCCTCCAAGGCGGCGGCGGAGATGTTCACCAAGAGCCTGGGCCTGGAGGTGGCCCGGCACGGCATCCGCTGCAACATCGTCGCCCCCGGCTCCACCGACACCCCGATGCTGAGCTCCATGTGGCAGGACGAAGCCGGTCCGCGCGCCACCGTCGCCGGGAACCTCGACGCCTTCCGCGTCGGCATCCCGCTGGGCAAGCTCGCCCAGCCGGGCGACGTCGCGCGCGCCGTGGCCTTCCTCCTGTCCGACCAGGCCTCCCACATCACCCTGCACACCCTGACCGTCGACGGCGGCGCGGCGCTCGGCGCCTAG
- a CDS encoding anthranilate synthase family protein: MTGDRPQGPPNGTLLDEILGAEPGPFALLHRPEANGPQLVDILVGEVSHPRTLSDIPLPEPGSADGPRHDVLALVPYRQITERGFTAHDDGTPLVALSVTRQESAALGTVLARLPEENIRTSGARFDVDDDAYAETVRRIIADEIGTGEGANFVIKRTFTLDIGEYSPRSALTLFKRLLEREKGAYWTFVVHTGTRTLVGATPERHISVQDGTAVMNPISGTYRYPASGPTLPEVMDFLADRKETDELYMVVDEELKMMARICPDGGRVSGPFLKEMARLAHTEYFIEGRTAIDPRQVLRETMFAPTVTGSPLQSACRVIGRYEHSGRGYYSGVAALMGRDAAGGFALDSAICIRTADIDAAGQVRIGVGATLVRHSDPLSEVAETRAKAAGLLAALEGHGPTRFAAHPEVRRALEQRNETIAGFWLAGGPPAAERPLPPGLKVLVVDAEDTFTSMIGHQLHSLGLQVTVKRFDEPYRLAGHDLVVMGPGPGDPGDLSHPKIAHLDRTITTLLQEQRPFLAICLSHQVLSRRLGLDLRRRAVPNQGVQRDIDLFGRRERVGFYNTFAAVSCEDKTETDAAGVVEIARDTSSLEVHALRGTRFASMQFHPESVLTQNGVGITGDLVHGLLAGSRLAVAD; the protein is encoded by the coding sequence ATGACCGGCGACCGCCCCCAGGGGCCGCCCAACGGCACGCTGCTCGACGAGATCCTCGGCGCCGAGCCCGGCCCGTTCGCCCTGCTGCACCGGCCCGAGGCGAACGGCCCCCAGCTGGTCGACATCCTCGTCGGCGAGGTGTCGCACCCCCGGACCCTGTCCGACATCCCGCTGCCCGAGCCCGGGAGCGCGGACGGTCCCCGCCACGACGTGCTCGCCCTCGTGCCCTACCGGCAGATCACCGAGCGGGGTTTCACCGCCCACGACGACGGCACCCCCCTGGTGGCCCTCAGCGTCACCCGGCAGGAGAGCGCCGCCCTGGGCACCGTTCTCGCCCGGCTGCCCGAGGAGAACATCCGTACCTCCGGCGCCCGCTTCGACGTGGACGACGACGCCTACGCCGAGACCGTCCGCCGCATCATCGCCGACGAGATCGGCACCGGCGAGGGCGCGAACTTCGTCATCAAGCGGACCTTCACCCTCGACATCGGCGAGTACTCCCCGCGCAGCGCCCTGACCCTCTTCAAGCGGCTTCTGGAGCGCGAGAAGGGCGCGTACTGGACGTTCGTCGTGCACACCGGCACCCGCACCCTGGTCGGTGCCACACCCGAGCGGCACATCAGCGTGCAGGACGGCACGGCCGTGATGAACCCGATCTCCGGCACCTACCGCTACCCGGCCTCCGGCCCCACCCTGCCCGAGGTGATGGACTTCCTCGCCGACCGCAAGGAGACCGACGAGCTGTACATGGTGGTGGACGAGGAACTGAAGATGATGGCCCGGATCTGCCCGGACGGCGGCCGGGTCAGCGGCCCCTTCCTCAAGGAGATGGCCCGGCTCGCCCATACCGAGTACTTCATCGAAGGACGCACCGCCATCGACCCGCGTCAGGTGCTGCGCGAGACGATGTTCGCGCCGACGGTCACCGGTTCCCCGCTTCAGAGCGCCTGCCGGGTCATCGGCCGCTACGAGCACAGCGGCCGCGGCTACTACAGCGGCGTGGCCGCCCTGATGGGCCGCGACGCGGCGGGCGGCTTCGCCCTGGACTCCGCGATCTGCATCCGCACCGCCGACATCGACGCGGCCGGGCAGGTGCGTATCGGTGTCGGAGCCACGCTGGTACGCCACTCCGATCCGCTGTCGGAGGTGGCCGAGACCCGGGCCAAGGCCGCCGGGCTGCTCGCCGCGCTGGAAGGCCACGGCCCGACCCGGTTCGCCGCCCATCCCGAGGTGCGCAGGGCGCTGGAGCAGCGCAACGAGACCATCGCCGGGTTCTGGCTCGCGGGCGGCCCGCCCGCCGCCGAACGGCCGCTGCCGCCCGGGCTGAAGGTCCTCGTGGTGGACGCGGAGGACACCTTCACCTCGATGATCGGGCACCAGCTGCACTCCCTGGGGCTGCAGGTGACGGTGAAACGGTTCGACGAGCCCTACCGGCTCGCCGGCCACGACCTGGTGGTGATGGGCCCGGGCCCCGGCGACCCGGGCGATCTCTCCCACCCCAAGATCGCCCATCTGGACCGCACGATCACCACACTGCTCCAGGAGCAGCGGCCGTTCCTGGCGATCTGCCTGAGCCACCAGGTGCTCAGCCGCCGCCTCGGCCTGGACCTGCGGCGCAGAGCCGTCCCCAACCAGGGTGTCCAGCGTGACATCGACCTGTTCGGCCGGCGCGAACGGGTCGGCTTCTACAACACGTTCGCGGCCGTGAGCTGCGAGGACAAGACGGAGACGGACGCGGCCGGGGTCGTGGAGATCGCCCGGGACACGAGCAGTCTGGAGGTCCACGCGCTGCGCGGCACGCGGTTCGCGTCGATGCAGTTCCATCCGGAGTCCGTCCTGACCCAGAACGGCGTCGGGATCACCGGCGACCTCGTGCACGGTCTCCTGGCCGGCTCCCGCCTGGCCGTGGCCGACTGA
- a CDS encoding arylamine N-acetyltransferase family protein, with amino-acid sequence MPDNIMDDYLRRIEADRPHRADLAGLRHLMERHILSVPFENLDYHLGEDIFMDERVLEKIVRKNRGGGCYEVNPALAFLLTSLGYELDILPGWVHRPDGLGPFLGHLALRVRADGQDWLVDVGFGRNSRFPLNLASREVQHDPHGDYQLHDAGDGVVDVYLGGKPLYRVADRPVQIADFAPTLWWYRTSPDSSFLQGLFCSIRTPDGLVTLKGNAQVSMVAGEERSKHTLGSESEALQAYEKYFGIHLDRLPDRPAGGVTAGVRTD; translated from the coding sequence ATGCCGGACAACATCATGGACGACTACCTGCGCCGGATCGAAGCGGACCGGCCGCACCGCGCGGACCTGGCAGGACTCCGCCATCTGATGGAGCGTCATATCCTGTCGGTCCCCTTCGAGAACCTCGACTACCACCTCGGGGAGGACATCTTCATGGACGAACGCGTCCTGGAGAAGATCGTCCGCAAGAACCGGGGCGGCGGCTGCTACGAGGTCAACCCCGCCCTGGCGTTCCTGCTGACGTCCCTCGGCTACGAGCTCGACATCCTGCCGGGCTGGGTGCACCGCCCCGACGGGCTCGGCCCCTTCCTGGGCCACCTGGCGCTGCGCGTCAGGGCCGACGGCCAGGACTGGCTGGTCGACGTCGGCTTCGGCCGCAACAGCCGCTTCCCGCTGAACCTGGCCTCCCGCGAGGTGCAGCACGACCCGCACGGCGACTACCAGCTGCACGACGCGGGCGACGGCGTCGTCGACGTGTACCTCGGCGGCAAGCCCCTCTACCGGGTCGCGGACCGGCCGGTGCAGATCGCCGACTTCGCCCCGACCCTGTGGTGGTACCGCACCTCGCCCGACTCCTCGTTCCTGCAGGGCCTGTTCTGCTCCATCCGCACCCCCGACGGCCTGGTCACGCTCAAGGGCAACGCCCAGGTCAGCATGGTCGCGGGCGAGGAGCGCTCCAAGCACACCCTCGGAAGCGAGAGCGAGGCACTCCAGGCCTACGAGAAGTACTTCGGCATCCACCTGGACCGGCTGCCCGACCGGCCCGCCGGAGGCGTCACCGCCGGCGTGCGGACGGACTGA
- a CDS encoding isochorismatase family protein produces MAGLPTIESYPLPSSSQLPANTAPWSVDPARAVLLVHDMQRYFLEPFPEPLRSRLVANAAQLREQCARLGIPVAYTAQPGGMSAHQRGLLKDFWGPGMRPAPADRAVVDALAPRQGDWLVTKWRYSAFHHTDLLTRMRFHQRDQLLVCGVYAHVGVLITAVEAFSHDIETFVIADAVADFTESQHRMALEYAAARCAVVTTAKEALS; encoded by the coding sequence ATGGCCGGACTTCCGACCATCGAGTCGTACCCCCTGCCCTCCTCGTCACAGCTGCCGGCGAACACCGCACCGTGGAGCGTGGACCCGGCGCGCGCGGTGCTCCTCGTCCACGACATGCAGCGCTACTTCCTCGAGCCGTTCCCCGAGCCGCTGCGCAGCCGGCTCGTGGCGAACGCGGCCCAGCTGCGCGAGCAGTGCGCCCGGCTCGGCATCCCCGTCGCCTACACCGCCCAGCCCGGCGGCATGAGCGCCCACCAGCGGGGCCTGCTCAAGGACTTCTGGGGCCCGGGCATGCGTCCCGCCCCGGCCGACCGTGCCGTGGTCGACGCCCTGGCCCCCCGCCAGGGGGACTGGCTGGTGACCAAGTGGCGCTACAGCGCCTTCCACCACACCGACCTGCTCACCCGGATGCGTTTCCACCAGCGTGACCAGCTCCTGGTCTGCGGGGTCTACGCCCACGTCGGCGTGCTCATCACGGCCGTGGAGGCGTTCAGCCACGACATCGAGACGTTCGTGATCGCCGACGCCGTCGCCGACTTCACCGAGAGCCAGCACCGGATGGCCCTGGAGTACGCGGCCGCGCGCTGCGCGGTCGTCACCACCGCCAAGGAGGCCCTGTCATGA